A window of the Vigna angularis cultivar LongXiaoDou No.4 chromosome 3, ASM1680809v1, whole genome shotgun sequence genome harbors these coding sequences:
- the LOC108341113 gene encoding actin-related protein 9 isoform X2, translating to MDYLKSALPSQIISERGSNLVVINPGSANIRIGLASQDTPFNIPHCIARHTKQTEGNVIDQMLNSHVVPEQHKEREKAYNTIASLLKIPFLDEEAPSNSIPRKMGRVDGHNPHIIRKNLPFTWTNLYEEAIDSSVSLETSSKGENGESSDPKEGADSKDINASERKFKEFICGDEALRISPTEPYCICRPIRRGHLNISQHYSMQQVLDDLHTIWDWILIEKLHIPRNERNMYSAVLVMPETFDNQIKEIISLVLRELCFGSAVVHQEGIAAVFGNGLSTACVVNIGAQVTSLICIEDGGALPSTGKTLPFGGEDITRGLLWTQRHHQTWPQIRTDVFRKPVDLLMLNQLKETYCEIKEEELDAVAVVHSYEDRGPPVSHKIRLTALNVPPMGLFYPKLLVPDVYPPPPRTWFHDYEDMLEDTWHIDFSRRSDMSDTFYPNVNGGLPMWESYPIFSAKPKKEEKVGLAEAITNCILSTGRIDIQRKLFCSIQLTGGVALTRGLVAAVEERVLQAIPPNEAIDTVEVLQSRTNPTFVSWKGGVILGVLDLGRDAWISREDWIHNGIHVGSSKKYKDSYYLQAQAMCYMNS from the exons ATG GATTACCTTAAATCTGCGCTTCCTTCTCAAATAATTTCAGAACGAGGGTCTAATCTGGTTGTTATCAACCCAG GTTCTGCAAATATTAGGATTGGCTTGGCTTCTCAAGACACCCCTTTTAATATTCCTCACTGCATTGCTCGTCACACCAAACAGACTGAAGGGAATGTCATAGATCAG ATGCTCAATAGTCATGTGGTGCCTGAACAGCACAAGGAAAGGGAAAAAGCTTATAATACC aTTGCATCATTGTTGAAGATACCATTTCTGGATGAAGAAGCTCCCAGTAATTCTATCCCTCGCAAG ATGGGACGTGTTGATGGACACAATCCTCATATTATCAGGAAAAACTTGCCCTTCACTTGGACTAATTTATATGAAGAGGCCATTGATTCATCTGTATCATTAG AAACTTCAAGTAAAGGTGAGAATGGTGAGTCTTCAGATCCAAAAGAAGGTGCAGATTCGAAGGATATTAATGCAAGTGAAAGAAAATTCAAAGAGTTCATTTGTGGTGATGAAGCATTACGAATATCCCCAACTGAGCCGTATTGTATATGTCGACCAATCCGCAGAGGACACTTGAACATTTCACAACATTATTCCATGCAGCAG GTACTGGACGATCTGCATACTATTTGGGACTGGATTTTGATAGAGAAACTTCATATTCCTCGCAATGAAAGAAATATGTATTCTGCTGTTCTTGTGATGCCTGAAACATTTGACAATC AAATAAAGGAAATTATATCTTTGGTGTTGCGAGAACTCTGCTTTGGCTCTGCAGTGGTACACCAG GAAGGTATTGCAGCAGTTTTTGGAAATGGATTATCAACAGCATGTGTTGTGAATATTGGTGCTCAGGTGACATCACTTATATGCATTGAG GACGGAGGTGCTCTACCTTCAACTGGAAAGACTTTACCTTTTGGTGGTGAG GATATAACAAGGGGGCTTCTCTGGACCCAAAGACATCACCAGACTTGGCCACAAATTCGTACAGATGTTTTCAGAAAGCCTGTAGATCTGTTAATGTTAAATCAACTGAAAGAAACATATTGTGAAATCAAG GAAGAGGAACTTGATGCCGTTGCAGTAGTTCATTCATATGAGGACAGAGGACCACCTGTGTCTCACAAGATAAGGCTTACTGCTCTTAAT GTCCCTCCTATGGGATTGTTCTATCCAAAGCTTTTAGTTCCTGATGTGTATCCTCCTCCCCCTCGCACTTG GTTTCATGACTATGAGGATATGCTTGAAGATACATGGCATATTGATTTTTCCCGGAGGTCTGACATGTCTGATACCTTCTATCCCAATGTTAATGGAGGATTACCAATGTGGGAAAGCTATCCCATTTTTTCAGCTAAGccaaaaaaggaagaaaaagtgggCCTTGCAGAAGCAATTACTAACTGCATTCTCTCAACTG GTCGCATAGACATCcagagaaaattattttgtagcATACAATTG ACTGGCGGGGTGGCTTTAACAAGAGGTTTAGTTGCAGCAGTTGAAGAAAG AGTTTTACAAGCCATCCCTCCAAATGAAGCAATTGACACTGTGGAG GTTCTACAATCAAGGACAAATCCGACGTTTGTGTCTTGGAAAGGCGGGGTG ATTCTTGGAGTACTTGATTTGGGTAGGGATGCATGGATAAGCAGGGAGGATTGGATTCACAATGGGATTCATGTGGGAAGTAGCAAAAAATACAAAGATTCCTATTATCTTCAAGCGCAAGCGATGTGTTATATGAATTCTTAA
- the LOC108341113 gene encoding actin-related protein 9 isoform X1, producing MDYLKSALPSQIISERGSNLVVINPGSANIRIGLASQDTPFNIPHCIARHTKQTEGNVIDQMLNSHVVPEQHKEREKAYNTIASLLKIPFLDEEAPSNSIPRKMGRVDGHNPHIIRKNLPFTWTNLYEEAIDSSVSLETSSKGENGESSDPKEGADSKDINASERKFKEFICGDEALRISPTEPYCICRPIRRGHLNISQHYSMQQVLDDLHTIWDWILIEKLHIPRNERNMYSAVLVMPETFDNREIKEIISLVLRELCFGSAVVHQEGIAAVFGNGLSTACVVNIGAQVTSLICIEDGGALPSTGKTLPFGGEDITRGLLWTQRHHQTWPQIRTDVFRKPVDLLMLNQLKETYCEIKEEELDAVAVVHSYEDRGPPVSHKIRLTALNVPPMGLFYPKLLVPDVYPPPPRTWFHDYEDMLEDTWHIDFSRRSDMSDTFYPNVNGGLPMWESYPIFSAKPKKEEKVGLAEAITNCILSTGRIDIQRKLFCSIQLTGGVALTRGLVAAVEERVLQAIPPNEAIDTVEVLQSRTNPTFVSWKGGVILGVLDLGRDAWISREDWIHNGIHVGSSKKYKDSYYLQAQAMCYMNS from the exons ATG GATTACCTTAAATCTGCGCTTCCTTCTCAAATAATTTCAGAACGAGGGTCTAATCTGGTTGTTATCAACCCAG GTTCTGCAAATATTAGGATTGGCTTGGCTTCTCAAGACACCCCTTTTAATATTCCTCACTGCATTGCTCGTCACACCAAACAGACTGAAGGGAATGTCATAGATCAG ATGCTCAATAGTCATGTGGTGCCTGAACAGCACAAGGAAAGGGAAAAAGCTTATAATACC aTTGCATCATTGTTGAAGATACCATTTCTGGATGAAGAAGCTCCCAGTAATTCTATCCCTCGCAAG ATGGGACGTGTTGATGGACACAATCCTCATATTATCAGGAAAAACTTGCCCTTCACTTGGACTAATTTATATGAAGAGGCCATTGATTCATCTGTATCATTAG AAACTTCAAGTAAAGGTGAGAATGGTGAGTCTTCAGATCCAAAAGAAGGTGCAGATTCGAAGGATATTAATGCAAGTGAAAGAAAATTCAAAGAGTTCATTTGTGGTGATGAAGCATTACGAATATCCCCAACTGAGCCGTATTGTATATGTCGACCAATCCGCAGAGGACACTTGAACATTTCACAACATTATTCCATGCAGCAG GTACTGGACGATCTGCATACTATTTGGGACTGGATTTTGATAGAGAAACTTCATATTCCTCGCAATGAAAGAAATATGTATTCTGCTGTTCTTGTGATGCCTGAAACATTTGACAATCGTG AAATAAAGGAAATTATATCTTTGGTGTTGCGAGAACTCTGCTTTGGCTCTGCAGTGGTACACCAG GAAGGTATTGCAGCAGTTTTTGGAAATGGATTATCAACAGCATGTGTTGTGAATATTGGTGCTCAGGTGACATCACTTATATGCATTGAG GACGGAGGTGCTCTACCTTCAACTGGAAAGACTTTACCTTTTGGTGGTGAG GATATAACAAGGGGGCTTCTCTGGACCCAAAGACATCACCAGACTTGGCCACAAATTCGTACAGATGTTTTCAGAAAGCCTGTAGATCTGTTAATGTTAAATCAACTGAAAGAAACATATTGTGAAATCAAG GAAGAGGAACTTGATGCCGTTGCAGTAGTTCATTCATATGAGGACAGAGGACCACCTGTGTCTCACAAGATAAGGCTTACTGCTCTTAAT GTCCCTCCTATGGGATTGTTCTATCCAAAGCTTTTAGTTCCTGATGTGTATCCTCCTCCCCCTCGCACTTG GTTTCATGACTATGAGGATATGCTTGAAGATACATGGCATATTGATTTTTCCCGGAGGTCTGACATGTCTGATACCTTCTATCCCAATGTTAATGGAGGATTACCAATGTGGGAAAGCTATCCCATTTTTTCAGCTAAGccaaaaaaggaagaaaaagtgggCCTTGCAGAAGCAATTACTAACTGCATTCTCTCAACTG GTCGCATAGACATCcagagaaaattattttgtagcATACAATTG ACTGGCGGGGTGGCTTTAACAAGAGGTTTAGTTGCAGCAGTTGAAGAAAG AGTTTTACAAGCCATCCCTCCAAATGAAGCAATTGACACTGTGGAG GTTCTACAATCAAGGACAAATCCGACGTTTGTGTCTTGGAAAGGCGGGGTG ATTCTTGGAGTACTTGATTTGGGTAGGGATGCATGGATAAGCAGGGAGGATTGGATTCACAATGGGATTCATGTGGGAAGTAGCAAAAAATACAAAGATTCCTATTATCTTCAAGCGCAAGCGATGTGTTATATGAATTCTTAA